A stretch of Arctopsyche grandis isolate Sample6627 chromosome 9, ASM5162203v2, whole genome shotgun sequence DNA encodes these proteins:
- the LOC143916511 gene encoding uncharacterized protein LOC143916511 isoform X1, with the protein MYSYNVLFIPSRHVSAAAGNLQNITNSSTYYKTYICSVPESIMQQDNTISEMSEEDESNSTIQSEAEDRLHFFVEWFVIEIEATLTCQYKILFGDLQKVGELEEVLCEVLGDVVKSLGLNALKSLLKKFLRIPFGILEKNKCYKYFEIIYYFHKQKSDARNLLVEIAIEVFKSFEIQFMGVTGDRIYQDDIKNLAMDAAQRFLNFTKESDENPPSTSNDFPANKLQPQNVVFGKSKKKFVNKFKPEIRKIQIRSIIFSFPMRKKLGFQIFYGNKIWNTASLFEKSGIVDREGNEIKLFARNQSKCAKYKFRRPFNEENWKLKYNDTVEDADFKYDYTLDADFYNRQEIILNDKIDMKDNDLVQRRSLQLIKELRTILSDGLESVKEEMRKHHEEAISVLENEMIKIVNRLNSIDRNVSDIKNELKKGFENLDKKISIKDALVKPKKEIRFGSLELVKFYTGRETQLKLIHEVLTESKESAISQIAVITGLGGIGKSQLAVKYAIENDNYYHSIIFINCEKKENIETSFKSLAKQLGISVIEEQEQPLQNYLKEKSFIEIVEKVYEYFKDVRLLMILDNVHTCSSIENLIFRSSSKNKTISTLITSRDRNFWEGETGVIKLIPLDVFTYEEAMVFGKKYLSNEEEEEDVKKLIETLSNLPLAMKQALAYIERKNKNNFLMGLQPVTAKSYLELYEKQSHVLLEQGQNLTMDVYKNTVATTWLITMNTIKENTSYGELALKIFHIMAYFSPENILVQEIFSDLGEENIMQKAVILLHNYSMIDLIGGVVSIHRIVQQVTRNHIKNIIKEEESILHQALELLNGSDFEEHAVSVWDHSSKYLKLIDDFFCTSEYGRWRYNPLNLLAAYRNDCKAIENLFKSLNEDVYLDTFNQQRLRLVFENPLSAAVRFGNVEIVDFIYKNTKQNFFEINDLSPLLHLAAFNGHVEVVKYFQKIIIPSYSNFESEVEKLHEWTYILDYVSLNGHENIIEILKPIDNEIYSFCSSLMNAFSKRNYDVCKTKIENASKKNPSLLLWHAFGSEKNTLLHIFCEKGNIEIVEILLKYINVDIPNYHKQTPIYFAAKAGNDDMMCFLMEKKANVNSTFSDGSLLHIAANACNVNTLKKLIEKGCNCYETNNYGNFPVHYTLKNNIDALKFFINEGMKFESNKNKIALLNDLITTPFINEYAIKTLVVLGANINTLNKDGFSALSLASLKNQYDCVKTLLEKGAKPNNFDSNNPKIAIHEAAKSNNLQIVKLLLKAGAANNELDENGNTALHMATGHGGKLPVVELLVRHGCDIQAVNTDGKTPLDLATLKNKQRIVEFFHKHMGNKSLE; encoded by the coding sequence AATATTACAAATTCAAGTACATAttacaaaacatacatatgtagtgttccAGAGAGCATCATGCAGCAAGATAATACAATATCCGAAATGAGCGAAGAGGATGAATCGAATAGTACAATACAATCAGAAGCAGAGGACCGCCTTCATTTCTTTGTCGAATGGTTTGTCATTGAGATAGAAGCGACTTTAACttgtcaatataaaattttattcggaGATTTGCAAAAAGTTGGCGAGCTTGAAGAAGTACTTTGTGAAGTTCTCGGTGATGTGGTAAAATCTTTGGGACTGAACGCATTGAAGTCTCTGTTGAAAAAGTTTTTAAGAATTCCTTTCGGAATTCTTGAGAAAAATAAATGctacaaatattttgaaattatatactaCTTTCACAAACAAAAATCGGACGCAAGGAATTTGTTAGTCGAAATCGCCATTGAAGTGTTCAAAAGCTTCGAAATACAATTTATGGGGGTTACAGGAGATCGCATATATCAAGATGACATAAAAAACTTAGCGATGGATGCTGCTCaacgatttttaaattttactaaaGAAAGTGATGAAAATCCTCCTTCCACATCAAATGATTTTCCGGCGAATAAATTGCAACCTCAAAATGTAGTGTTTGgaaagtcaaaaaaaaaatttgtaaacaaATTTAAGCCTGAGATAAGAAAAATTCAAATACGTTCAATTATATTTTCGTTTCCTATGCGTAAAAAACTcggttttcaaattttttatggTAACAAAATCTGGAACACAGCAAGTTTATTCGAAAAATCAGGTATAGTAGACCGCGAAGGAAACGAAATCAAACTGTTCGCAAGAAATCAGTCAAAATgtgctaaatataaatttcgCAGACCTTTTAATGAAGAAAACTGGAAGCTAAAATACAATGATACCGTCGAAGATGCCGATTTTAAGTATGACTACACTTTAGATGCCGATTTTTATAATCGacaagaaataattttaaacgacAAAATTGATATGAAGGATAATGATCTCGTTCAACGAAGAAGTTTACAGTTAATAAAGGAACTTCGTACGATTCTCAGTGATGGCTTGGAATCGGTCAAAGAAGAAATGCGAAAACACCATGAAGAAGCAATTAGTGTTTTGGAGAACGAAATGATAAAAATCGTTAATCGATTAAATAGTATAGATCGGAATGTTTcagatattaaaaatgaattaaaaaaagggtttgaaaatttagataaaaaaatttcaataaaagatGCACTCGTAAAACCAAAGAAAGAAATTAGATTCGGATCATTAGAACTCGTGAAATTTTACACCGGACGAGAAACGCAGTTGAAATTGATTCACGAAGTATTAACTGAGAGTAAAGAATCTGCAATATCACAGATAGCAGTTATTACGGGGCTTGGAGGAATTGGGAAAAGCCAATTAGCAGTAAAATATGCCATCGAAAACGATAATTATTATCACAGCATAATCTTTATTAATTGCGAGAAGAAAGAGAATATCGAAACATCCTTTAAATCTTTGGCCAAACAACTTGGCATTTCAGTAATAGAGGAACAAGAACAGCCATTACAAAACTATCTCAAAGAAAAAAGTTTTATAGAGATAGTTGAGAAGGTTTACGAATATTTCAAGGATGTCAGGCTATTAATGATATTAGATAACGTTCACACCTGCAGTTCCATAGAGAATTTAATCTTTAGATCTTCGTCCAAAAATAAGACGATTTCAACTTTAATTACATCTCGTGATCGGAATTTCTGGGAAGGTGAAACAGGAGTTATCAAATTAATCCCGTTAGACGTATTTACTTATGAAGAAGCAATGGTTTTTGGGAAGAAATATTTAAgcaatgaagaagaagaagaagatgtgaaaaaatTAATCGAAACTTTGAGCAATTTGCCTCTTGCGATGAAGCAAGCTCTTGCGTATATAGagagaaaaaacaaaaacaatttctTGATGGGGTTGCAACCGGTCACGGCTAAAAGTTACTTGGAATTATATGAAAAGCAGAGCCATGTGTTGCTTGAACAAGGTCAAAATCTGACGATGGATGTTTATAAAAACACCGTAGCAACAACTTGGTTGATTACTATGAATACGATCAAAGAGAATACATCTTATGGAGAGCTAGCTTTGAAGATTTTCCATATAATGGCGTACTTTTCCCCGGAAAATATTCTCGTGCAGGAAATTTTCTCAGATTTAGGAGAAGAGAATATAATGCAGAAAGCTGTTATACTTTTGCACAATTACTCCATGATTGATTTAATTGGAGGAGTTGTTAGCATTCATCGAATAGTCCAACAGGTCACtcgaaatcatataaaaaacataataaaggAAGAAGAAAGCATTTTGCATCAGGCTCTGGAGCTCTTGAACGGTTCTGATTTTGAAGAACACGCTGTTTCCGTATGGGACCATTCTTCTAAATATCTTAAATTAATCGACGATTTTTTTTGCACATCAGAATATGGAAGATGGAGATACAATCCACTGAATTTATTAGCAGCATATAGAAATGACTGTAAAGCAATAGAAAACTTATTCAAAAGTTTAAATGAAGATGTTTATTTGGATACCTTTAACCAACAACGTCTTCGATTAGTATTTGAGAATCCATTGAGTGCAGCGGTTAGATTCGGAAATGTAGAAATTGTCgatttcatttacaaaaatacaaaacaaaactttttcgAGATTAATGATTTAAGCCCACTACTGCATCTTGCAGCATTTAATGGCCACGTTGAAGTCGTAAAATATTTCCAGAAAATAATTATACCAAGTTATTCAAATTTTGAAAGTGAAGTCGAAAAACTCCATGAATGGACTTATATACTTGATTATGTGTCTTTAAATGGCCACGAAAATATCATCGAGATTTTAAAACCGATAGacaatgaaatttattcattttgttCGTCCTTAATGAATGCTTTTTCAAAAAGAAATTATGATGTTTGTAAGACAAAGATTGAAAATGCTAGCAAAAAAAATCCAAGTTTATTATTATGGCATGCGTTTGGATCTGAAAAAAACACCTTATTACACATTTTTTGCGAAAAgggaaatattgaaattgtcgaaattctcttaaaatatattaacgtTGATATTCCTAATTATCACAAACAAACACCAATATATTTTGCAGCAAAAGCTGGAAATGATGATATGATGTGTTTTCTAATGGAAAAAAAAGCCAATGTCAATAGCACTTTTTCTGATGGATCGTTACTTCACATTGCAGCCAATGCATGCAATGTAAATACCTTAAAAAAGCTCATCGAAAAAGGATGCAATTGCTATGAAACCAATAACTATGGAAATTTTCCGGTACACTATACGCTTAAAAACAATATTGatgcattaaaatttttcatcaatGAGGGTATGAAGTttgaatctaataaaaataaaatagcctTACTTAATGATTTGATCACAACGccattcataaatgaatatgcTATTAAAACGCTAGTGGTTTTAGGAGCAAATATTAACACTCTCAACAAAGATGGTTTCTCTGCATTGTCTCTGGCttcattgaaaaatcaatatgaTTGCGTGAAAACTCTTTTGGAAAAAGGCGCTAAGCCTAACAATTTCGATTCTAATAATCCAAAAATTGCAATCCATGAAGCcgcaaaatcaaataatttgcaGATTGTAAAGTTATTACTAAAAGCTGGTGCTGCAAATAATGAATTGGATGAAAATGGAAATACTGCATTGCATATGGCTACTGGTCATGGAGGTAAACTACCAGTTGTGGAGTTACTAGTTCGACACGGATGCGACATTCAAGCCGTTAATACAGATGGAAAAACTCCCCTTGACTTGgctactttaaaaaataaacagagaATCGTTGAATTCTTCCATAAACATATGGGTAATAAATCCCTTgagtaa
- the LOC143916511 gene encoding uncharacterized protein LOC143916511 isoform X2 produces the protein MQDGLTDPSVYIELLIKNITNSSTYYKTYICSVPESIMQQDNTISEMSEEDESNSTIQSEAEDRLHFFVEWFVIEIEATLTCQYKILFGDLQKVGELEEVLCEVLGDVVKSLGLNALKSLLKKFLRIPFGILEKNKCYKYFEIIYYFHKQKSDARNLLVEIAIEVFKSFEIQFMGVTGDRIYQDDIKNLAMDAAQRFLNFTKESDENPPSTSNDFPANKLQPQNVVFGKSKKKFVNKFKPEIRKIQIRSIIFSFPMRKKLGFQIFYGNKIWNTASLFEKSGIVDREGNEIKLFARNQSKCAKYKFRRPFNEENWKLKYNDTVEDADFKYDYTLDADFYNRQEIILNDKIDMKDNDLVQRRSLQLIKELRTILSDGLESVKEEMRKHHEEAISVLENEMIKIVNRLNSIDRNVSDIKNELKKGFENLDKKISIKDALVKPKKEIRFGSLELVKFYTGRETQLKLIHEVLTESKESAISQIAVITGLGGIGKSQLAVKYAIENDNYYHSIIFINCEKKENIETSFKSLAKQLGISVIEEQEQPLQNYLKEKSFIEIVEKVYEYFKDVRLLMILDNVHTCSSIENLIFRSSSKNKTISTLITSRDRNFWEGETGVIKLIPLDVFTYEEAMVFGKKYLSNEEEEEDVKKLIETLSNLPLAMKQALAYIERKNKNNFLMGLQPVTAKSYLELYEKQSHVLLEQGQNLTMDVYKNTVATTWLITMNTIKENTSYGELALKIFHIMAYFSPENILVQEIFSDLGEENIMQKAVILLHNYSMIDLIGGVVSIHRIVQQVTRNHIKNIIKEEESILHQALELLNGSDFEEHAVSVWDHSSKYLKLIDDFFCTSEYGRWRYNPLNLLAAYRNDCKAIENLFKSLNEDVYLDTFNQQRLRLVFENPLSAAVRFGNVEIVDFIYKNTKQNFFEINDLSPLLHLAAFNGHVEVVKYFQKIIIPSYSNFESEVEKLHEWTYILDYVSLNGHENIIEILKPIDNEIYSFCSSLMNAFSKRNYDVCKTKIENASKKNPSLLLWHAFGSEKNTLLHIFCEKGNIEIVEILLKYINVDIPNYHKQTPIYFAAKAGNDDMMCFLMEKKANVNSTFSDGSLLHIAANACNVNTLKKLIEKGCNCYETNNYGNFPVHYTLKNNIDALKFFINEGMKFESNKNKIALLNDLITTPFINEYAIKTLVVLGANINTLNKDGFSALSLASLKNQYDCVKTLLEKGAKPNNFDSNNPKIAIHEAAKSNNLQIVKLLLKAGAANNELDENGNTALHMATGHGGKLPVVELLVRHGCDIQAVNTDGKTPLDLATLKNKQRIVEFFHKHMGNKSLE, from the coding sequence AATATTACAAATTCAAGTACATAttacaaaacatacatatgtagtgttccAGAGAGCATCATGCAGCAAGATAATACAATATCCGAAATGAGCGAAGAGGATGAATCGAATAGTACAATACAATCAGAAGCAGAGGACCGCCTTCATTTCTTTGTCGAATGGTTTGTCATTGAGATAGAAGCGACTTTAACttgtcaatataaaattttattcggaGATTTGCAAAAAGTTGGCGAGCTTGAAGAAGTACTTTGTGAAGTTCTCGGTGATGTGGTAAAATCTTTGGGACTGAACGCATTGAAGTCTCTGTTGAAAAAGTTTTTAAGAATTCCTTTCGGAATTCTTGAGAAAAATAAATGctacaaatattttgaaattatatactaCTTTCACAAACAAAAATCGGACGCAAGGAATTTGTTAGTCGAAATCGCCATTGAAGTGTTCAAAAGCTTCGAAATACAATTTATGGGGGTTACAGGAGATCGCATATATCAAGATGACATAAAAAACTTAGCGATGGATGCTGCTCaacgatttttaaattttactaaaGAAAGTGATGAAAATCCTCCTTCCACATCAAATGATTTTCCGGCGAATAAATTGCAACCTCAAAATGTAGTGTTTGgaaagtcaaaaaaaaaatttgtaaacaaATTTAAGCCTGAGATAAGAAAAATTCAAATACGTTCAATTATATTTTCGTTTCCTATGCGTAAAAAACTcggttttcaaattttttatggTAACAAAATCTGGAACACAGCAAGTTTATTCGAAAAATCAGGTATAGTAGACCGCGAAGGAAACGAAATCAAACTGTTCGCAAGAAATCAGTCAAAATgtgctaaatataaatttcgCAGACCTTTTAATGAAGAAAACTGGAAGCTAAAATACAATGATACCGTCGAAGATGCCGATTTTAAGTATGACTACACTTTAGATGCCGATTTTTATAATCGacaagaaataattttaaacgacAAAATTGATATGAAGGATAATGATCTCGTTCAACGAAGAAGTTTACAGTTAATAAAGGAACTTCGTACGATTCTCAGTGATGGCTTGGAATCGGTCAAAGAAGAAATGCGAAAACACCATGAAGAAGCAATTAGTGTTTTGGAGAACGAAATGATAAAAATCGTTAATCGATTAAATAGTATAGATCGGAATGTTTcagatattaaaaatgaattaaaaaaagggtttgaaaatttagataaaaaaatttcaataaaagatGCACTCGTAAAACCAAAGAAAGAAATTAGATTCGGATCATTAGAACTCGTGAAATTTTACACCGGACGAGAAACGCAGTTGAAATTGATTCACGAAGTATTAACTGAGAGTAAAGAATCTGCAATATCACAGATAGCAGTTATTACGGGGCTTGGAGGAATTGGGAAAAGCCAATTAGCAGTAAAATATGCCATCGAAAACGATAATTATTATCACAGCATAATCTTTATTAATTGCGAGAAGAAAGAGAATATCGAAACATCCTTTAAATCTTTGGCCAAACAACTTGGCATTTCAGTAATAGAGGAACAAGAACAGCCATTACAAAACTATCTCAAAGAAAAAAGTTTTATAGAGATAGTTGAGAAGGTTTACGAATATTTCAAGGATGTCAGGCTATTAATGATATTAGATAACGTTCACACCTGCAGTTCCATAGAGAATTTAATCTTTAGATCTTCGTCCAAAAATAAGACGATTTCAACTTTAATTACATCTCGTGATCGGAATTTCTGGGAAGGTGAAACAGGAGTTATCAAATTAATCCCGTTAGACGTATTTACTTATGAAGAAGCAATGGTTTTTGGGAAGAAATATTTAAgcaatgaagaagaagaagaagatgtgaaaaaatTAATCGAAACTTTGAGCAATTTGCCTCTTGCGATGAAGCAAGCTCTTGCGTATATAGagagaaaaaacaaaaacaatttctTGATGGGGTTGCAACCGGTCACGGCTAAAAGTTACTTGGAATTATATGAAAAGCAGAGCCATGTGTTGCTTGAACAAGGTCAAAATCTGACGATGGATGTTTATAAAAACACCGTAGCAACAACTTGGTTGATTACTATGAATACGATCAAAGAGAATACATCTTATGGAGAGCTAGCTTTGAAGATTTTCCATATAATGGCGTACTTTTCCCCGGAAAATATTCTCGTGCAGGAAATTTTCTCAGATTTAGGAGAAGAGAATATAATGCAGAAAGCTGTTATACTTTTGCACAATTACTCCATGATTGATTTAATTGGAGGAGTTGTTAGCATTCATCGAATAGTCCAACAGGTCACtcgaaatcatataaaaaacataataaaggAAGAAGAAAGCATTTTGCATCAGGCTCTGGAGCTCTTGAACGGTTCTGATTTTGAAGAACACGCTGTTTCCGTATGGGACCATTCTTCTAAATATCTTAAATTAATCGACGATTTTTTTTGCACATCAGAATATGGAAGATGGAGATACAATCCACTGAATTTATTAGCAGCATATAGAAATGACTGTAAAGCAATAGAAAACTTATTCAAAAGTTTAAATGAAGATGTTTATTTGGATACCTTTAACCAACAACGTCTTCGATTAGTATTTGAGAATCCATTGAGTGCAGCGGTTAGATTCGGAAATGTAGAAATTGTCgatttcatttacaaaaatacaaaacaaaactttttcgAGATTAATGATTTAAGCCCACTACTGCATCTTGCAGCATTTAATGGCCACGTTGAAGTCGTAAAATATTTCCAGAAAATAATTATACCAAGTTATTCAAATTTTGAAAGTGAAGTCGAAAAACTCCATGAATGGACTTATATACTTGATTATGTGTCTTTAAATGGCCACGAAAATATCATCGAGATTTTAAAACCGATAGacaatgaaatttattcattttgttCGTCCTTAATGAATGCTTTTTCAAAAAGAAATTATGATGTTTGTAAGACAAAGATTGAAAATGCTAGCAAAAAAAATCCAAGTTTATTATTATGGCATGCGTTTGGATCTGAAAAAAACACCTTATTACACATTTTTTGCGAAAAgggaaatattgaaattgtcgaaattctcttaaaatatattaacgtTGATATTCCTAATTATCACAAACAAACACCAATATATTTTGCAGCAAAAGCTGGAAATGATGATATGATGTGTTTTCTAATGGAAAAAAAAGCCAATGTCAATAGCACTTTTTCTGATGGATCGTTACTTCACATTGCAGCCAATGCATGCAATGTAAATACCTTAAAAAAGCTCATCGAAAAAGGATGCAATTGCTATGAAACCAATAACTATGGAAATTTTCCGGTACACTATACGCTTAAAAACAATATTGatgcattaaaatttttcatcaatGAGGGTATGAAGTttgaatctaataaaaataaaatagcctTACTTAATGATTTGATCACAACGccattcataaatgaatatgcTATTAAAACGCTAGTGGTTTTAGGAGCAAATATTAACACTCTCAACAAAGATGGTTTCTCTGCATTGTCTCTGGCttcattgaaaaatcaatatgaTTGCGTGAAAACTCTTTTGGAAAAAGGCGCTAAGCCTAACAATTTCGATTCTAATAATCCAAAAATTGCAATCCATGAAGCcgcaaaatcaaataatttgcaGATTGTAAAGTTATTACTAAAAGCTGGTGCTGCAAATAATGAATTGGATGAAAATGGAAATACTGCATTGCATATGGCTACTGGTCATGGAGGTAAACTACCAGTTGTGGAGTTACTAGTTCGACACGGATGCGACATTCAAGCCGTTAATACAGATGGAAAAACTCCCCTTGACTTGgctactttaaaaaataaacagagaATCGTTGAATTCTTCCATAAACATATGGGTAATAAATCCCTTgagtaa